A single window of Acinetobacter wuhouensis DNA harbors:
- the dnaX gene encoding DNA polymerase III subunit gamma/tau has product MYQVLARKYRPRNFNELVGQNHVSRALTSALDRGRLHHAYLFTGTRGVGKTTIARILAKCLNCETGVTSTPCEVCATCKAVNEGRFIDLIEIDAASRTKVEDTRELLDNVPYAPTQGRFKVYLIDEVHMLSTHSFNALLKTLEEPPEHVKFLFATTDPQKLPITVISRCLQFTLRPLAVDEITHHLTNILNKEEIQSEQDAIWQIAESAQGSLRDALSLTDQAIAYGQGEIHHQDVKEMLGLIDRTIIYDLILAIHQNQRERVSQLLLQFRQQALDVSLVLDQFISTLHELAMLQYLPDLSLKYSAEINQKIMQLSQLVSAQDLQLYYQIACKGRAELQLAVTQEQGFEMTVLRLLAFRPIQVNEVVVSQQQVFQQQVSQQIESNVVIENSSSLNSPPLNREAVQAVPVQEVQSQDSSSFDPDLEEVEEQLAQQSVADPEPSSDDYLDEEVENSNDQFTNVQNENIQHLEQAENEQIVADVQSVIVNSETQQIQQVVQVEAAEPSLTLFGGEISPQPVVQDQTQDVFFLAPESDREIVDSSVAVENAVQKHAQTVQQDHSQLESTQTQVTTTHAVQSSHHQTPQEILSLQPQILEGEWTVDKWEYWFRNSSLSPAVQELAQHGLMIGTINGQSTFQTSKQYENLLNQTQHDLEASLKQQWSSTVFNVQYGEVETITPFMMQRERKVRAFDRASEMLHQEPIVKSLMEAFDGQLENIQLK; this is encoded by the coding sequence ATGTATCAGGTACTTGCACGTAAATATCGCCCACGCAATTTTAATGAATTGGTTGGACAAAACCACGTATCACGTGCGTTAACCAGTGCTTTAGATCGTGGACGTTTACATCATGCATATCTGTTCACGGGAACACGTGGCGTAGGTAAGACCACAATTGCACGTATTTTAGCAAAATGTTTAAACTGCGAAACTGGTGTGACTTCTACGCCGTGTGAAGTGTGCGCAACCTGTAAAGCTGTTAATGAAGGGCGTTTCATTGACTTGATCGAGATCGATGCTGCTTCACGCACCAAAGTTGAAGATACTCGTGAACTCTTGGATAACGTACCTTATGCACCGACTCAGGGTCGTTTCAAGGTTTATCTGATCGATGAAGTACATATGCTGTCAACGCATTCATTCAATGCTTTGTTAAAAACATTGGAAGAACCGCCTGAGCATGTGAAATTTTTATTTGCAACGACAGATCCGCAAAAGTTGCCGATCACAGTAATTTCACGTTGTTTGCAATTTACCTTACGTCCACTTGCTGTTGATGAAATTACTCATCACCTCACTAATATTCTTAATAAAGAAGAAATTCAATCTGAACAAGATGCGATTTGGCAAATTGCTGAATCTGCGCAAGGTTCATTGCGTGATGCACTATCTTTGACGGATCAAGCGATCGCTTATGGTCAAGGTGAAATTCATCACCAAGATGTTAAAGAAATGTTGGGGTTGATTGATCGCACCATTATTTATGATTTGATCTTAGCAATTCATCAAAATCAGCGTGAACGTGTCAGCCAATTATTACTGCAATTTAGACAGCAAGCTTTAGATGTTTCATTGGTTTTAGATCAATTTATCTCGACTTTGCATGAATTGGCAATGTTGCAATATCTGCCTGATTTAAGTCTGAAATATAGTGCTGAAATTAATCAGAAAATTATGCAATTGTCGCAATTGGTTTCCGCTCAGGACTTACAATTGTATTACCAAATCGCATGTAAAGGTCGAGCAGAGTTACAACTTGCTGTTACACAAGAGCAAGGCTTTGAAATGACGGTGTTGCGTTTATTGGCATTTAGACCAATTCAAGTCAATGAAGTTGTGGTTTCGCAACAGCAAGTTTTCCAGCAACAAGTTTCTCAGCAAATTGAATCAAATGTTGTTATTGAAAATAGTTCGTCTTTAAACAGTCCACCGTTAAATCGTGAAGCGGTGCAAGCAGTACCAGTTCAAGAGGTTCAATCACAAGACTCATCATCTTTTGATCCAGATTTAGAAGAAGTAGAAGAACAATTGGCACAGCAATCTGTTGCTGATCCTGAGCCAAGTAGTGATGATTATTTAGATGAAGAAGTTGAGAACTCAAATGATCAATTTACGAATGTACAGAATGAAAATATTCAGCATTTAGAACAAGCTGAAAATGAACAGATTGTTGCGGACGTTCAAAGTGTTATTGTTAATTCCGAAACACAGCAGATACAGCAAGTCGTGCAAGTTGAAGCGGCAGAACCAAGTTTGACTTTATTTGGTGGTGAAATATCACCTCAACCTGTGGTGCAGGATCAAACTCAAGATGTTTTCTTTTTAGCACCTGAGTCTGATCGTGAAATTGTTGATTCAAGTGTAGCTGTTGAAAATGCTGTTCAGAAACATGCTCAAACAGTTCAGCAAGATCATTCACAACTTGAAAGCACTCAGACTCAAGTCACTACAACACATGCAGTTCAATCGAGTCATCATCAAACGCCACAAGAAATTTTAAGCTTACAGCCTCAAATTCTTGAAGGTGAGTGGACAGTGGATAAGTGGGAATATTGGTTTAGAAATAGTTCGCTTTCTCCTGCTGTGCAAGAATTGGCACAACATGGTTTGATGATCGGTACGATTAATGGTCAATCTACGTTTCAAACTTCAAAACAATATGAGAACTTACTCAACCAGACTCAACATGATCTTGAGGCATCACTAAAACAACAATGGTCAAGTACCGTATTTAATGTGCAATATGGTGAAGTTGAGACAATTACGCCGTTTATGATGCAACGTGAGCGGAAGGTTCGTGCATTTGATCGTGCATCTGAAATGCTTCATCAAGAGCCTATTGTAAAAAGTTTAATGGAAGCATTTGATGGACAGTTGGAAAATATACAACTGAAGTAA